One segment of Panicum virgatum strain AP13 chromosome 1K, P.virgatum_v5, whole genome shotgun sequence DNA contains the following:
- the LOC120674371 gene encoding probable receptor-like protein kinase At1g80640 isoform X1 — protein MGSMPPPLPLLCSSALVLLLLLLGRPQGANGRAAPPAGQPVQQPAPAVNGSVASAGLPVAAAPPPLGRLDQVVIVVERHQHLRRELIAAIVVSSVAGVMIVLAALYSLFLWRRSRRALVDSNDTQSIDTARIAFVPMLNSFNSYKTSKKSAAVMMDYTSLEAATGKFSEGSVLGVGGFGCVYKANFDGGFAAAVKRLGSETQNCDKEFENELDLLGRIRHPNIVSLVGFCIHEENRFIIYELMENGSLDSQLHGPSHGSALTWHVRMKIALDTARGLEYLHEHCNPPIIHRDLKSSNILLDSDFNAKISDFGLAVTSGNQSKGNIKLSGTMGYVAPEYLLDGKLTEKSDVYAFGVVLLELLLGRKPVEKMAQSQCQSIVTWAMPQLTDRSKLPNIVDPMIRNTMDPKHLYQVAAVAVLCVQPEPSYRPLITDVLHSLVPLVPMELGGTLRISPESPFAIQKHSPC, from the exons ATGGGGTCAatgccgccgccattgccgctgCTCTGCTCCTCCGCCCTCGTCCTCTTGCTGCTCCTGCTGGGTCGCCCGCAGGGGGCCAATGGgagggccgcgccgcccgcgggcCAGCCCGTGCAGCAGCCTGCCCCCGCCGTCAACGGCAGCGTCGCCTCCGCCGGGCTTCCTGTGGCCGCGGCGCCTCCTCCCTTGGGTAGGCTGGATCAAG TGGTCATTGTGGTGGAGAGGCACCAACACCTCCGCAGGGAGCTTATTGCTGCCATTGTGGTCTCCTCCGTCGCCGGCGTCATGATCGTCCTTGCCGCACTGTATTCCCTCTTTCTGTGGCGGCGATCACGGCGAGCGCTGGTCGACTCCAATGACACCCAGAGCATAG ATACTGCAAGGATCGCATTTGTGCCAATGTTGAATAGCTTCAACTCATACAAGACTAGCAAGAAGAGTGCTGCCGTGATGATGGATTACACATCTTTGGAGGCAGCGACAGGAAAATTCAGTGAGGGCAGTGTGCTTGGAGTTGGTGGGTTTGGGTGTGTGTACAAAGCCAATTTTGATGGAGGGTTTGCTGCTGCGGTGAAGAGATTGGGTAGTGAGACACAGAATTGCGACAAGGAATTCGAG AATGAGCTAGATTTGCTTGGGAGGATTCGGCATCCGAACATAGTGTCCCTTGTGGGCTTCTGTATTCATGAGGAGAACCGTTTCATAATTTATGAGCTGATGGAGAATGGGTCATTGGACTCACAACTTCATG GGCCATCACATGGATCAGCTCTAACCTGGCATGTTCGGATGAAGATTGCTCTTGACACAGCAAG GGGATTAGAGTACCTGCATGAACACTGCAACCCACCAATTATCCATAGGGATCTGAAATCATCTAACATACTTTTAGATTCAGACTTCAATGCTAAG ATTTCAGATTTCGGCCTGGCAGTGACTAGTGGGAATCAAAGCAAAGGGAATATAAAGCTTTCTGGAACTATGGGCTATGTAGCACCTGAGTACTTATTAGATG GGAAGTTGACTGAGAAGAGCGATGTATATGCATTTGGAGTAGTACTTCTAGAACTTCTGCTGGGAAGGAAGCCTGTTGAGAAGATGGCACAATCTCAGTGCCAATCAATTGTTACATGG GCCATGCCTCAGCTAACTGATAGATCCAAACTCCCTAACATAGTTGACCCAATGATCAGGAACACAATGGATCCGAAGCACTTGTACCAA GTTGCCGCAGTGGCTGTGCTCTGTGTGCAACCAGAGCCAAGTTACAGGCCACTAATCACCGATGTACTCCACTCTCTGGTACCCCTAGTGCCCATGGAGCTTGGAGGAACTCTAAGGATCAGCCCAGAATCTCCCTTTGCTATTCAGAAGCATTCTCCCTGTTGA
- the LOC120674371 gene encoding probable receptor-like protein kinase At1g80640 isoform X3, which translates to MLNAVNIVALNSNAKNDALSLGVQGPVSSCELQFYSLQFRFEDSVLLQRLNGPLVIVVERHQHLRRELIAAIVVSSVAGVMIVLAALYSLFLWRRSRRALVDSNDTQSIDTARIAFVPMLNSFNSYKTSKKSAAVMMDYTSLEAATGKFSEGSVLGVGGFGCVYKANFDGGFAAAVKRLGSETQNCDKEFENELDLLGRIRHPNIVSLVGFCIHEENRFIIYELMENGSLDSQLHGPSHGSALTWHVRMKIALDTARGLEYLHEHCNPPIIHRDLKSSNILLDSDFNAKISDFGLAVTSGNQSKGNIKLSGTMGYVAPEYLLDGKLTEKSDVYAFGVVLLELLLGRKPVEKMAQSQCQSIVTWAMPQLTDRSKLPNIVDPMIRNTMDPKHLYQVAAVAVLCVQPEPSYRPLITDVLHSLVPLVPMELGGTLRISPESPFAIQKHSPC; encoded by the exons ATGTTGAATGCTGTTAATATTGTGGCATTAAATTCAAATGCAAAAAATGATGCTCTTTCTCTTGGAGTTCAAGGACCTGTGTCATCTTGCGAACTCCAATTTTACTCGCTACAGTTTCGTTTCGAAGATTCCGTCCTTTTGCAACGCCTGAATGGACCTT TGGTCATTGTGGTGGAGAGGCACCAACACCTCCGCAGGGAGCTTATTGCTGCCATTGTGGTCTCCTCCGTCGCCGGCGTCATGATCGTCCTTGCCGCACTGTATTCCCTCTTTCTGTGGCGGCGATCACGGCGAGCGCTGGTCGACTCCAATGACACCCAGAGCATAG ATACTGCAAGGATCGCATTTGTGCCAATGTTGAATAGCTTCAACTCATACAAGACTAGCAAGAAGAGTGCTGCCGTGATGATGGATTACACATCTTTGGAGGCAGCGACAGGAAAATTCAGTGAGGGCAGTGTGCTTGGAGTTGGTGGGTTTGGGTGTGTGTACAAAGCCAATTTTGATGGAGGGTTTGCTGCTGCGGTGAAGAGATTGGGTAGTGAGACACAGAATTGCGACAAGGAATTCGAG AATGAGCTAGATTTGCTTGGGAGGATTCGGCATCCGAACATAGTGTCCCTTGTGGGCTTCTGTATTCATGAGGAGAACCGTTTCATAATTTATGAGCTGATGGAGAATGGGTCATTGGACTCACAACTTCATG GGCCATCACATGGATCAGCTCTAACCTGGCATGTTCGGATGAAGATTGCTCTTGACACAGCAAG GGGATTAGAGTACCTGCATGAACACTGCAACCCACCAATTATCCATAGGGATCTGAAATCATCTAACATACTTTTAGATTCAGACTTCAATGCTAAG ATTTCAGATTTCGGCCTGGCAGTGACTAGTGGGAATCAAAGCAAAGGGAATATAAAGCTTTCTGGAACTATGGGCTATGTAGCACCTGAGTACTTATTAGATG GGAAGTTGACTGAGAAGAGCGATGTATATGCATTTGGAGTAGTACTTCTAGAACTTCTGCTGGGAAGGAAGCCTGTTGAGAAGATGGCACAATCTCAGTGCCAATCAATTGTTACATGG GCCATGCCTCAGCTAACTGATAGATCCAAACTCCCTAACATAGTTGACCCAATGATCAGGAACACAATGGATCCGAAGCACTTGTACCAA GTTGCCGCAGTGGCTGTGCTCTGTGTGCAACCAGAGCCAAGTTACAGGCCACTAATCACCGATGTACTCCACTCTCTGGTACCCCTAGTGCCCATGGAGCTTGGAGGAACTCTAAGGATCAGCCCAGAATCTCCCTTTGCTATTCAGAAGCATTCTCCCTGTTGA
- the LOC120674371 gene encoding probable receptor-like protein kinase At1g80640 isoform X2, translated as MGSMPPPLPLLCSSALVLLLLLLGRPQGANGRAAPPAGQPVQQPAPAVNGSVASAGLPVAAAPPPLVVIVVERHQHLRRELIAAIVVSSVAGVMIVLAALYSLFLWRRSRRALVDSNDTQSIDTARIAFVPMLNSFNSYKTSKKSAAVMMDYTSLEAATGKFSEGSVLGVGGFGCVYKANFDGGFAAAVKRLGSETQNCDKEFENELDLLGRIRHPNIVSLVGFCIHEENRFIIYELMENGSLDSQLHGPSHGSALTWHVRMKIALDTARGLEYLHEHCNPPIIHRDLKSSNILLDSDFNAKISDFGLAVTSGNQSKGNIKLSGTMGYVAPEYLLDGKLTEKSDVYAFGVVLLELLLGRKPVEKMAQSQCQSIVTWAMPQLTDRSKLPNIVDPMIRNTMDPKHLYQVAAVAVLCVQPEPSYRPLITDVLHSLVPLVPMELGGTLRISPESPFAIQKHSPC; from the exons ATGGGGTCAatgccgccgccattgccgctgCTCTGCTCCTCCGCCCTCGTCCTCTTGCTGCTCCTGCTGGGTCGCCCGCAGGGGGCCAATGGgagggccgcgccgcccgcgggcCAGCCCGTGCAGCAGCCTGCCCCCGCCGTCAACGGCAGCGTCGCCTCCGCCGGGCTTCCTGTGGCCGCGGCGCCTCCTCCCTTGG TGGTCATTGTGGTGGAGAGGCACCAACACCTCCGCAGGGAGCTTATTGCTGCCATTGTGGTCTCCTCCGTCGCCGGCGTCATGATCGTCCTTGCCGCACTGTATTCCCTCTTTCTGTGGCGGCGATCACGGCGAGCGCTGGTCGACTCCAATGACACCCAGAGCATAG ATACTGCAAGGATCGCATTTGTGCCAATGTTGAATAGCTTCAACTCATACAAGACTAGCAAGAAGAGTGCTGCCGTGATGATGGATTACACATCTTTGGAGGCAGCGACAGGAAAATTCAGTGAGGGCAGTGTGCTTGGAGTTGGTGGGTTTGGGTGTGTGTACAAAGCCAATTTTGATGGAGGGTTTGCTGCTGCGGTGAAGAGATTGGGTAGTGAGACACAGAATTGCGACAAGGAATTCGAG AATGAGCTAGATTTGCTTGGGAGGATTCGGCATCCGAACATAGTGTCCCTTGTGGGCTTCTGTATTCATGAGGAGAACCGTTTCATAATTTATGAGCTGATGGAGAATGGGTCATTGGACTCACAACTTCATG GGCCATCACATGGATCAGCTCTAACCTGGCATGTTCGGATGAAGATTGCTCTTGACACAGCAAG GGGATTAGAGTACCTGCATGAACACTGCAACCCACCAATTATCCATAGGGATCTGAAATCATCTAACATACTTTTAGATTCAGACTTCAATGCTAAG ATTTCAGATTTCGGCCTGGCAGTGACTAGTGGGAATCAAAGCAAAGGGAATATAAAGCTTTCTGGAACTATGGGCTATGTAGCACCTGAGTACTTATTAGATG GGAAGTTGACTGAGAAGAGCGATGTATATGCATTTGGAGTAGTACTTCTAGAACTTCTGCTGGGAAGGAAGCCTGTTGAGAAGATGGCACAATCTCAGTGCCAATCAATTGTTACATGG GCCATGCCTCAGCTAACTGATAGATCCAAACTCCCTAACATAGTTGACCCAATGATCAGGAACACAATGGATCCGAAGCACTTGTACCAA GTTGCCGCAGTGGCTGTGCTCTGTGTGCAACCAGAGCCAAGTTACAGGCCACTAATCACCGATGTACTCCACTCTCTGGTACCCCTAGTGCCCATGGAGCTTGGAGGAACTCTAAGGATCAGCCCAGAATCTCCCTTTGCTATTCAGAAGCATTCTCCCTGTTGA